Within Vibrio campbellii CAIM 519 = NBRC 15631 = ATCC 25920, the genomic segment ATCATTTTGTGCATTTGCACAACCAGCTAATTTAGCTTTCTTAACTGACTTGCAATATACAGCTCGGTCAATCCCGTAAAATCTTGCGTCGAGATGCCCGTCACTTCACTGATTTTATCCAGACGATATCTCAAGGTATTTCTATGAATATACAAAGCGTTAGCGCAGTCATTGGCGTTACCATTGGCTTGAAAATACGCTTCTAAAGTTTTTACTAACTGTCCAGATTTGTCTGCCGAAACCAAAGTCGCCATCGCTTGAGCGAGTTGTTCACCTTGCCAAGAGTCGGCTAAGGGGGCGAGTAACACAGGTAAGCGATATTCAGAGAAGCCCAGCATGGTTTGTTCTGGATGAGAGCGACGACCAACAGCAAGCACCTGCTTTGCACTTTGGTAGGAAAGAGGAAGCTGTAGTGCGCTATCAAAACGTTGCCCAATCGCGAGACGGACATCATCAATTTGATTGGCCGTTAAGCGGCGCTGAATACTATCCAGCACACTTTGGTCGCTATTCGAAGAGGAACGTAAAGGCTTGAGAACGACGATTTCATTCATCGACATGATCGCCACCAACGGCTTATCTTCAGACCGATACAGCACGTCAACTAGGCCGCGCACGCTGTTCAAACTAACAGGAACATTCTCTGCTTTAAGCTCGATCACGACAGCAACTCGGGGTGTTGCTAAATCGATGGAAAGACGCTGCGCCCAATCGTGCAACTCGGAATCACTAAGTTGTTGGTTCAACCATGCTGAGACAAACTCTTCTTGATGGCGACGATCCCATTGCAATTGCTCCACCAGCGAAGCTTGTTCAATCGTCAGTTCTGCTGTCATCTTCACTAACTGAGCGAACGCTCGGATGTGTTCAGGGTTGCCAGTGACACCCAACACGCCCACCACTTCACCTTTAAAGTGCAGCAGCATATTGATGCCCGGTTTCACGCCTTGCAATGATTGGCAACTTTGCTCATCCAACTCTAGCGAGTCACCATGATTCAGCGCCAGCACTGCACCATCATGCTTTTGACCAATGCGCTCAGCATCGCCGCTACCAATAATGGTCCCTGCCGCGTTCATCACATTGATGTTATGACCAATGATCGACATGGTGCGATCGACAATTTGCTGCGCGAGTGTGTGGTCGAGAATCACCATTTCCGTTCCTAAAATTCCACGATTGAGGCGTCAATAAATCACACTTTGTCTTCTATCGCCATGATATTGAACTGAAATCAACGCCAAAGTGAAACATCACGCAATTAACCTTAAATTATTTATGGCTACCTACCCGTAAAGTCGAGCATCACTGCTTATACTTATAGCCGAGCCACCCAAGTTTTTGTACTTGGCGCGACTTGAACCGACAACCACACAGTGACCGGAGGGAGACTATGGAACTGCGGAACAAGGCGGGCGACATTGCCAAAATTGCTGACAACCTCACCCTGAAAGAAATTACCGAGATGGGCTACACCGTCGATCTATGCGATGAAGCTTTTGACCCAGGCGAGCATTGGAAAGCAGAAGGGCAAACGCAAGGTATGGGCGAATACCCTGAGGAATAATCTCTAGGATACGCGTCAACAAGACCACAACCTTTTAGCCGAGTGAGCCATCGCTCGGCTTATTCATTACAGACCAGAGGTTTGCGCTTCCTCTACAAACAGATGCACCTCTTCTAGATAATTGCCATTCGCAC encodes:
- a CDS encoding sugar diacid recognition domain-containing protein: MVILDHTLAQQIVDRTMSIIGHNINVMNAAGTIIGSGDAERIGQKHDGAVLALNHGDSLELDEQSCQSLQGVKPGINMLLHFKGEVVGVLGVTGNPEHIRAFAQLVKMTAELTIEQASLVEQLQWDRRHQEEFVSAWLNQQLSDSELHDWAQRLSIDLATPRVAVVIELKAENVPVSLNSVRGLVDVLYRSEDKPLVAIMSMNEIVVLKPLRSSSNSDQSVLDSIQRRLTANQIDDVRLAIGQRFDSALQLPLSYQSAKQVLAVGRRSHPEQTMLGFSEYRLPVLLAPLADSWQGEQLAQAMATLVSADKSGQLVKTLEAYFQANGNANDCANALYIHRNTLRYRLDKISEVTGISTQDFTGLTELYIASQLRKLN